Below is a window of Vanacampus margaritifer isolate UIUO_Vmar chromosome 11, RoL_Vmar_1.0, whole genome shotgun sequence DNA.
CAAAACAGTGTTTACCTATCACTGCTAGACAATTTTCAATCACACAACAATGATTCACAGTGACTTTCCTTTGACAAtaaaggaatattttttttgctcagtttAGGAAAAAATAAACCATTATACAGTTTTGTCTTACAATGTACAATTCAATTACTCCTAgcagtaaagaaaataaattaagcaTTTTATCCTTGTCCGGTGTGGAAACTGTCAGAAATGACTGCAGCCAGTTTGTCCCTTGTGGCGTTACCGGATGTTTCATTTTGTAGTTCAGCATCGGCTGCTTCACATGGCAGTTTGGCGTCAAGATCATCACCTGCAATATCCTCGTCAGGATCCATTATGTCCCCATTGTCCATGCACAcgttgtgtaaaaaaacacagGATGCGATGACCTGAGGCGCAAAGGTGGGCTTCAGATCGACTGCTTCTAAAAGTGTCGACCTCCATCTGGTCTTCATCATCCCAAACGCTTTCTCCAAGATGCTGTGTGCCCTGGAATGGCAATCGTTGAACTTCTGCTGGACGCTTCCGTGAGCAGGGTGCTTATATGGTGTAATCAGGCACACGGGGGTCTGGAGGCAGGGGTATCCTCCATCCCCGAGGAGGATGTAGCCAGGTGGGGGGAAATAGTGAGCTCTGTAGAACGTGCTATTCTTTAGAACGCTGCTGTTGTGCACAGATCCCGGGTACCCcacgaaaatgtcaaaaaacttCCCACTTGCGTCACATATTGCCTGCATGCTGATGGAGTGGAAACCTTTACAATTTAGatagttctttttttgtacttttgttgGTTTAACAGGGATGTGGTATCCACCAATTGCCCCTACGACGTTGACAAATGCAGGCGTTCCTGACAGGTCGACAAACCCCCCTCCTATTTCTTTAAGCTTACGCACTGATGGGAAGGAGATGGCTTTTTTTAGGTTTTGCACAAGGTTTGTTGCTACCCTGTGTATAATGCGATGGACTGTAGCTTTTGGGACATTAAAGACAGACGCAACCACCCTGTATGCCAGTCCGTGTGCCAGCCAGTAGGTGTAGATGAGCAGTTCGATTTCATTTCCCCAGCCATGGTCCTGCTCTCGCCGCAACAGTTTATGGAAGCTGTTCATGGCTTTTCTGGTCAAGCGAAAGTCCTTCTTGAGCTCGAGATCGACATTGCTCCATAAACGGAGGATCGGCATATTTGTATTTGAAACGCAGTATACTGCGGTGCGATCCACCTggaaatataaaacattatgGCATCATTAAAGGGGAACACAAGGGGAAACAAATTATTTCCAATGATAGATTCTATGtgcctccactagtctaaagacGGGTATTGTGTTCTGTAGCCCTGTCTGCTGTCGAATTAAACTGACATCAGAGTGCCTTCGTGCTCGCATTGCAAATGTCACGACTCCCCtcttttctgggtttggccacCTGACGTTCGCAATGCGAGCCTGAGGGGACCCTTGACTTCAATTTCAGAAGACTAAGATTGATTAATATGCAATGATTCAtctgcttaattcttattcagcaaatgcaatattaatgcaAATATCGTGTTTACactagtgtgggtacatacaaTATATTACTGCAAGGATATTTTTGCCTTTAGTTCCcctttaattgatttgttgcaATGCTGTTTACATACGGTAAATTCCCCCAGTAAATAGCACGTGGCCTAATAGGATGTACTGTGCTGCTAACAACGAAATGAAAGAGTGCAAACCTAAAAAGGTATgccaaataattatttaatcaaatatacTGAACACTTCCGTATGATAACCGAAAGGAGGCAATGAgctactttttttaaaaccagTTAAGAATGGAGATATGttccaccataaataaatacattaaaacgtATTTTACATACCGTAAGCTGATGCGCAAGCACTGGCACCATTTGTAGAAAAAGTGGTCTTCTCAAGTGTCTTTTGCATGTCGCAAAGAGAAGAAGGAAAACCTGAATGACCCAAGTAGCATGCTCAAAGTTGGAAGACGGCATTGCGGAAGTAATAAAAATTGTCGCTTGTGCTAACAACACAACCAGCAAGCGACTCGGGGTGATGACATTGAATCTGTCGTCTCATTTCTCTAAGGTGTGTCGTTATCCCTTGATGCCTTTCCCTCACAAACAGAGGACTATGGGTAAGGGGGTGAGCTGTAGAATTGAGATTGACccttaaagccataaaaatataaatattgtctCTCAAACCTAGaccaaacgttgtggactcaaaattCCTACTGTATGTAGTTTATTTTAGCATCATGAATATGATTCTAGCATGGATTTTATtgtgcacattttcattttgaagaGTTTGACAGATTCACTTCAAGTGTACTATCAGgagctgaaaatgcatttaaccTCTCGCTTCTGTAGTCCCCACCCGCCTTAAATTAACCGTTGTCCAAGTGAGCTGCACGAACGGCTATCGTCAAGCTTCTCTAACAAGCATAATCACAATGTCTGAAGAGATACATCCAGTCTCACATTAAGGACACTCTTCCCGATGACCCCGATCGCCACCAGCTTGCATGCAGGACAAACAAGGCAACCGACAACACAATCAACATAACAACACATGAGGATGTTGTTTGTGGAATTAAACTCTGCATTTGACACCGCTGTAGCCTTTGAACTGCTTAAAAAGCTGAGCAACCTGTGGACCTGGAGAATGGATTTCCTTAGCAACAGACCCCAGAATGTCAGGGTGGGAAACGACAACGTCCTCCACTCTCATCGTCAACACTGGGACACCTCAGGGATGCGTCCTCAGTCCCCTCTACTCTCTTCTTTGACATGACTGCTCTCCCATTCAGCACATCAACACCACTGTCAAATTTGCTGACGACACTTTCCTTGTAGGACTGCTTGAATGCAGGCAAGATCAAGGAGATGATCAAAGACGTCAGAAAATCCAAGAGCACTGAGCACATTGTTCTCTGTTGATGGAGAAGGTggaaaacatccaaattcctCCGAGTCCACATCTCAGCAGACCTCACCTGGTCCGTCAACATCTTCCATCAGGTGAGGAAAGCACATCAAATGACCTGGTATTAGACACTCTTACACTGGCAAAGTACGGCAGAAAGCCAGTGgaatcattaactctttgactgccaaccgttttcagaaaagagaacatgtgggtgccagttgatttagagcattttgactgatctttcaaggcccacagacaattttgtgtttggactatggaaacacagatactaccaaatgaaagattgaactcccatctttcatcaaaaaaaaagaagtttgtttcttccttattcagtttttcagcaatctacaatagaaaataggtttgtttcacccaaatgctgttttggaccaaaatacggagaaattaagctttttgtgaaacgatattatttcatgcactctagtgaatttgacatttctttttgtccatgaatgatgccacaaacacctaaatagtgctttatttctataaaacactaccaccaacaatgaaaatgtgttttttgagagcaaaataagtttatttacattcaacagtgtaacaatttgacaaaacaatttggcaaactatttacaaatgtgtgcaacggtgcatgtgtggtgtgtgtatgtgttactatttacaattgtgtggctgtttcaactacacaattgttctttttgtgtggtatactgtgtaacactcccctgcgtgcaaggggacgcagcaggctTTGCACCACAttttagtttcactgcgattgccccttcgcatgcagacccgacaccttcttgacggcctttttttccgggaagtgGCAGGTatgtactgcagtgtgtgtttggccatgttgccatcaagtctactttcaggatcatgatacggtgacctggtgttacgtctggcttcctcatgtccttccgTTTTTATACTTGCAACAACTTCCACCTCCTGTTCCTCCTCCTTCAGGTCTTGTGggaacagccaccctctcaccacctgctggataaactccaaaaagtgttgacacttcccaggattttttgttttgtgcaggatatatgcattgaacatgcatatttgaaaaagataggcaacaaattttttgtgccatttcaatgttttccgcgtgaatgggtggtaagagatgttctgatccatcttatccactccattcatggcggcattgtagtccacaacacacaCTGGTTTCTGGAAAGCAACTCTTTTTTTCGGTTCCTTCCGCCACACATCCACTGTctgcatttcatctttgtgaaaagtagtcACCATCCTCTTTAAACGTTTGCCCTGCCATGCCACAACCAAAACCTTTGTGTTGTgtcttaccagtttcccccccaccccaaggccagtgtttgtTAGGCAAgtgatctcactgggttcacccctgtttttcCTCAGTGTTCCACATACATTGGTacgtgctgccaggagacgttcacacaagccgatagaattatgaaaattgtCCATAAAGAGTGTGTACCcctttcctggcagacgatccagtaaatTGAAAACGGTATCAGGCAGAGAACAACTGGTACctacatagggttgcatattgaagCAATACCccgtttgggagtcacacaggATGTATGACTTGATCCCATATTTTatcgttttttgggggttgtataCTTTGAATGAAAGACATCCGtgaaaactcatcattccctcatcaatacagaCATTCCTCCCGGGTTGGAACAGTTCTTTGAATTTCTGGACAATGTGGTTGAAAACAGGACGGATTTtgaatagtttgtcgtctgaactgtgtgtctcgttgttgttgaaatgaaggaaactccagatgagctcgaagcggtttcgaggcatcgcCTGACTGAAAAATGGTGTCGTTTCTATTTCGTCtcgagtccaatacatttctatactgggcttgtttatatacccagtaacaaattggagtgcaaaaaagGTTTTTAGTtcggacacagacactggcttccaagcgcGACTCCTAcggtgtggcagactttcagtcTGCTTCTGGATAGACTGACGTGCATAGAGGTTTGTCTGGTCAGCAATGTGCTGGAGAAGTTTGTCCGTGATGaacagctgcaggaagtcaactggccgggtcgaATTCAGCACTGCTGCGGCACCCCTTGGGCCTGGTTTTGCAGTAAAGGGGAATGTGTtcggctgccagcctgcttcatgccagccagaagtttggggatctgcaaatatacatttcaatatcatataatattcattttagatcagtgtgatggaatatacagtataaataaatatatatatatatataaataaaaataaaaatatatgtttaccttttttcttggatccactggttgatgtaCATTCTGTAAATTATAGAAGACATTTACCACCAAATATTTTACTAGTGCTGTGTTGGAGAatctttattaatttttttacctttattctgctcactgtGAGAAGCGTCGCTTTGAGCCCTATGAGctacagctgaaagaaatatatacaattacaataacatCGAAagactgttttattttgttgttgcgatgtattgaaaacactttttttttttatacctctctttgtcgtagaaactgcagtgggacgtcgctgtgagcgcggtccacgatctatgaattgAACATTCACGTTAGACACACTGCTAGCACCTCGCCGGAAAAAGTTAGACAAGTTAGATTACTAGaaatctcatagcaagtttgtgcttaccttcacACTCTTCTGGGGATGAGAAACTGTCGAAATCAGTGTCTCTGTGATCAggctgtacccactcctccgaagaatatccattggactcagggtactcttcatAGTCCGATtcaacgtccgcctgtgcagaagtgttcggttgtgcaccgcgttttccggcgttagcatcgctagccggtgaagtTTTACGACGTGGTCGAAGCCGCCGCGCCAATGCTTCGACTttgccgtcaacctcggagtcaccatcatcatcaatgtgttctttagcactggtcgatgcttttcgtgtttgaaaaaaatgctcaagcgtgagctgcttgcaaccggtcgccattttcgcttcctcagccattctccactcaacactctagctccacctcacgtcttctactactgactctTACCCGATAtcgtccaaagagagtcatcgctgccatctaatgcccataaatagtcattatactaactcgatttgcttgatactttcagcagaGCTGGCCAACGCTTTCCTCAACCCATTCCTTGCATTCCTTACTAATTACCATGAATggaaattcaaatgaattaccAGTAGTGGAACTTGAAATTTAATTACCACAAGTGCAAATTTGTAATGATTACCAGTGGTAAACTTTGAAATGATTATCTTTCGTGGAACTTTGAATGAATGGAACATCAAAACAATTATCAGGGGTGAAACTTTGAAACATTTGAATTAACAAACTTCAGTGGAAATGTGTATTATTTAACAGCAATCAAACTTTGTATTAATGATCATGATTAGAACTTTGTATTAATTACCATGAATAAAACTTAATCACTAGGAACAGAACTTTATATTACTTACCACCAGTAGCGGAACATTGTATTGAGTAGCAGTAGTAGAACTTTGCAATAATAATCAGAAATTAGATTTCAAATCAACTACCACGGGCGGTTGCATGTATAAATGACCATTAGTTAAACTTTGTATTAATTGTGAGGAAAGACATTTCAAATCAATATGATTAGGGGTTGAATTTTGAAATAATTACCAAACTTCACACACCCCAGGTTTGGTATTGCAGACCAACTTCACACGCAGGAAGCAAATTGATAAGTTGACTGAAAAACGCGGGTATTTGGACATACCTTGGAGGGCTTGCTGGCGCTCTTGTCTAGCGGGGGCCTGCGGGGTGCTCGGTCCTTGGCCTCGCAGTTGAGCAGGAAAGTCTCAAAGAGGTTGGTGGAGCCTTTGGAGTCCTCCTTAGCCACCTCGTCCTCCCGGGGCTTGGAGGCGGCAGGGGCGGGCTTGGCGGGCGGCGCGGCCTCCTGGCTTTTGCTCTTGCCCTTGCGGTGCAGACCCGAGCTGTCGCTGGAGTCGGACGAGGGCGGCCCGGCATCCTCGCGGACTTTGGAGGAGGTCAGCGATTTGAGCTTGAGGAGGCTGCTGTCCTTCAGCTTGCTCTTCTTGTCCTGGATCATGTCTTTGATGCCTTTAAGCTTGACGTCTGGCTTCTGTTTGGGCTTGGAGCGATGCTCGTCCCAGCGAGGCTTCTCCTTCTTTACCGACGAGTCAGACAGGCCTTCGCTGAGGTCGTCGTCTGAAGACGCTATGCTGTACTCCTtcctgcttttcttcttcttgggctCCTCGCCACATCTTTCCTTTCTGTGTTTGCCATCTTTGCTCTTCTCCTTCTTGGTCTTCTTGGACGGCACCTCATCTTCGTCCTCGGACTCAATCAGGCGCTTCTTCATCTCCGTCGTcttctcctcttc
It encodes the following:
- the mphosph8 gene encoding M-phase phosphoprotein 8 isoform X5 translates to MEGQVVKMEPMDSEQDEEENVYEVERIIDMRLEEGEVLYRVRWKGYCSDDDTWEPEGHLEDCREVLLAYKKATIEVKKEPEDRKPILPLPMKSDVFDADSESDSDKDQLTSDMPVVKKKKKKKKSREQQLEDDDEEPPRKEKKKKKKKDKWRDEVKPLPAPETDEDEEEKTTEMKKRLIESEDEDEVPSKKTKKEKSKDGKHRKERCGEEPKKKKSRKEYSIASSDDDLSEGLSDSSVKKEKPRWDEHRSKPKQKPDVKLKGIKDMIQDKKSKLKDSSLLKLKSLTSSKVREDAGPPSSDSSDSSGLHRKGKSKSQEAAPPAKPAPAASKPREDEVAKEDSKGSTNLFETFLLNCEAKDRAPRRPPLDKSASKPSKVDRTAVYCVSNTNMPILRLWSNVDLELKKDFRLTRKAMNSFHKLLRREQDHGWGNEIELLIYTYWLAHGLAYRVVASVFNVPKATVHRIIHRVATNLVQNLKKAISFPSVRKLKEIGGGFVDLSGTPAFVNVVGAIGGYHIPVKPTKVQKKNYLNCKGFHSISMQAICDASGKFFDIFVGYPGSVHNSSVLKNSTFYRAHYFPPPGYILLGDGGYPCLQTPVCLITPYKHPAHGSVQQKFNDCHSRAHSILEKAFGMMKTRWRSTLLEAVDLKPTFAPQVIASCVFLHNVCMDNGDIMDPDEDIAGDDLDAKLPCEAADAELQNETSGNATRDKLAAVISDSFHTGQG
- the mphosph8 gene encoding M-phase phosphoprotein 8 isoform X3, which codes for MEGQVVKMEPMDSEQDEEENVYEVERIIDMRLEEGEVLYRVRWKGYCSDDDTWEPEGHLEDCREVLLAYKKATIEVKKEPEDRKPILPLPMKSDVFDADSESDSDKDQLTSDMPVVKKKKKKKKSREQQLEDDDEEPPRKEKKKKKKKDKWRDEVKPLPAPETDEDEEEKTTEMKKRLIESEDEDEVPSKKTKKEKSKDGKHRKERCGEEPKKKKSRKEYSIASSDDDLSEGLSDSSVKKEKPRWDEHRSKPKQKPDVKLKGIKDMIQDKKSKLKDSSLLKLKSLTSSKVREDAGPPSSDSSDSSGLHRKGKSKSQEAAPPAKPAPAASKPREDEVAKEDSKGSTNLFETFLLNCEAKDRAPRRPPLDKSASKPSKADVESDYEEYPESNGYSSEEWVQPDHRDTDFDSFSSPEECEDRGPRSQRRPTAVSTTKRAVAHRAQSDASHSEQNKECTSTSGSKKKDPQTSGWHEAGWQPNTFPFTAKPGPRGAAAVLNSTRPVDFLQLFITDKLLQHIADQTNLYARQSIQKQTESLPHRRSRAWKPVSVSELKTFFALQFVTGYINKPSIEMYWTRDEIETTPFFSQAMPRNRFELIWSFLHFNNNETHSSDDKLFKIRPVFNHIVQKFKELFQPGRNVCIDEGMMSFHGCLSFKVYNPQKTIKYGIKSYILCDSQTGYCFNMQPYVGTSCSLPDTVFNLLDRLPGKGYTLFMDNFHNSIGLCERLLAARTNVCGTLRKNRGEPSEITCLTNTGLGVGGKLVRHNTKVLVVAWQGKRLKRMVTTFHKDEMQTVDVWRKEPKKRVAFQKPVCVVDYNAAMNGVDKMDQNISYHPFTRKTLKWHKKFVAYLFQICMFNAYILHKTKNPGKCQHFLEFIQQVVRGWLFPQDLKEEEQEVEVVASIKTEGHEEARRNTRSPYHDPESRLDGNMAKHTLQYIPATSRKKRPSRRCRVCMRRGNRSETKMWCKACCVPLHAGECYTVYHTKRTIV